Below is a window of Bernardetia sp. DNA.
AATAGTTTTTATAATATACTATAATTCATTTTTTGGGGTTATTGGTATAAATTCTGACTACTATATAGATAAGTGCAAGAAGTTTTTTCTTTGAAAAGTACTATCTTGCTTATCTTTGTCAAAACGCCATAATAAGTTTTGCTCTACTATCTCTGAAAAACACAACACGGCTATGCGAAAAAAAATATTTTACTCTTCCTTCAAAACTTTGGTACATAGTATAAGTTGTTTGTTACTAATATTGCTTTGTGCTTTTCACACTCACGCCTATAGTTATGCACAAGAGGTTAGTATGCAAGCACAAGCTACTTCTCCAAAAACAGTTATCTTGCGTTGGCAACTCAAATCGGCTGCCGAAACTGTTCCTATTTCCTATTTTGAGGTAGAACGCAGTATAGATGGTCGCAATTTTACGACTATTGAAACTGTTCAGAGCAACGATACAGAATATTATTCTTTTGTAGATAAAAAAGCATTTGCCTCTCGCCTACACTACCG
It encodes the following:
- a CDS encoding T9SS type A sorting domain-containing protein codes for the protein MRKKIFYSSFKTLVHSISCLLLILLCAFHTHAYSYAQEVSMQAQATSPKTVILRWQLKSAAETVPISYFEVERSIDGRNFTTIETVQSNDTEYYSFVDKKAFASRLHYRLKILNADGDATYSEIMPVDVILTLASNQFVPSKVETSYIKIHLPSTDMHATVQIYDSDGVLYFSMEADKSPLIIDINGWQNGNYFVHFRSAQRTEVNQMLVER